A single region of the Candidatus Zixiibacteriota bacterium genome encodes:
- the folD gene encoding bifunctional methylenetetrahydrofolate dehydrogenase/methenyltetrahydrofolate cyclohydrolase FolD, which translates to MASIIDGKAVAKEIQKQIKEEVDGLERRWGIAPGLGVVLVGDDPASHVYVKNKEKACKEVGIKSYEHLLPATISERELLSVVQSLNKDKNVHGILVQLPLPPHIRADRVLEAISPRKDVDGFHPMSQGMLLLGGSGFRPCTPMGILKLLDSIGCDPKGKNAVVVGRSNIVGKPVALMLLERHATVTICHSRTVNLRDEVGRADILVVAIGKAALVRGDWIKPGAVVIDVGVNRLPSGKLCGDVEFEVAKERASWITPVPGGVGPMTICMLLYNTLKAAKDSLQRDG; encoded by the coding sequence ATGGCATCGATCATTGACGGCAAAGCAGTCGCAAAAGAAATCCAGAAACAGATCAAGGAAGAGGTCGATGGGCTCGAGCGCCGCTGGGGCATAGCGCCGGGGCTGGGGGTAGTGCTGGTGGGCGACGATCCCGCCTCCCACGTCTACGTCAAGAACAAGGAGAAGGCGTGCAAGGAAGTGGGGATCAAGTCGTACGAGCACCTTCTGCCGGCCACGATCTCGGAGCGGGAGCTGCTCTCCGTGGTTCAGTCGCTCAACAAGGACAAGAACGTGCACGGGATTCTCGTCCAGCTTCCGCTGCCGCCGCACATTCGCGCCGACCGGGTGCTCGAGGCGATCTCGCCGCGCAAGGACGTGGACGGTTTTCATCCGATGAGCCAGGGAATGCTCCTGCTCGGCGGAAGCGGCTTCCGGCCGTGCACGCCCATGGGCATCCTGAAGCTGCTCGATTCCATCGGTTGCGATCCGAAGGGAAAGAACGCGGTCGTCGTCGGGCGGAGCAACATCGTGGGCAAGCCGGTGGCGCTGATGCTGCTCGAGCGCCACGCGACCGTGACCATCTGCCACTCGCGAACGGTGAATCTGCGCGACGAGGTCGGGCGGGCGGACATCCTCGTCGTGGCGATCGGCAAGGCCGCGCTGGTTCGGGGCGACTGGATCAAGCCCGGTGCCGTCGTGATCGACGTCGGCGTGAACCGCCTGCCGAGCGGCAAGCTATGCGGCGACGTGGAGTTCGAGGTCGCCAAGGAACGCGCCTCGTGGATCACTCCGGTTCCCGGAGGCGTCGGCCCGATGACGATCTGCATGCTGCTTTACAACACCCTCAAGGCCGCGAAAGATTCCCTTCAGCGCGACGGCTGA
- a CDS encoding alpha/beta fold hydrolase, with protein sequence MEKSRSVEEVKNDIRSRIGHRAPFNYAGREEAEEALAELSDFEGERWAAAWSRLGERWEEKARRAEAAGDRTAARDAFLKAYGYYGIARHPFPSTPGKQLAYRKAREMHAAAARYFEIPLERVAIPFGDREIPGHLRLPSTTPAPLVLHWGGIDNWKEERHTFAERFVKEGWACLVIDSPGTGECPMLASPEAHRVHLAVLDYAATRPEIDPDRIAAVGASFGGYWATKLAHLEPHRLRAAVNWGGGIHRFFQPEWQERSRNADSYLFDLIEARANLFGKRTFEELIEVMPALSLLAQGLLDRPCAPLLLVNGKEDKQVPLEDFYLLLEHGDPKAIRLFPGGHMGNIPTVFETVIPWLHRKLGTRP encoded by the coding sequence ATGGAAAAAAGCCGAAGCGTCGAAGAGGTCAAGAACGATATCCGGAGCCGCATCGGCCACCGCGCTCCGTTCAATTACGCCGGCCGCGAGGAAGCGGAGGAAGCGCTCGCCGAGCTCTCCGATTTCGAGGGCGAGCGCTGGGCGGCTGCGTGGAGCCGGCTTGGAGAGCGGTGGGAGGAAAAGGCGCGACGGGCCGAGGCGGCCGGCGATCGCACGGCGGCGCGCGATGCGTTCCTCAAAGCCTACGGCTACTACGGCATCGCGCGCCATCCGTTTCCGAGCACTCCCGGAAAGCAGCTCGCCTACCGCAAGGCGCGCGAGATGCACGCGGCAGCCGCGCGCTACTTCGAGATTCCTCTCGAGCGCGTCGCGATACCCTTCGGCGACCGCGAGATCCCCGGCCACCTTCGCCTGCCTTCCACGACACCCGCCCCGCTGGTGCTGCACTGGGGCGGCATCGACAACTGGAAGGAGGAGCGGCACACTTTCGCGGAGCGCTTCGTCAAGGAAGGCTGGGCCTGCCTGGTGATCGACAGCCCCGGGACCGGGGAGTGCCCGATGCTCGCCTCTCCCGAAGCGCACCGCGTTCATCTGGCGGTGCTCGATTATGCGGCCACGCGACCCGAGATCGACCCGGACCGGATCGCCGCGGTCGGCGCGAGCTTCGGCGGGTACTGGGCGACCAAGCTCGCGCACCTCGAGCCGCACCGCCTGCGCGCGGCGGTGAACTGGGGCGGCGGCATCCACCGCTTTTTCCAGCCCGAGTGGCAGGAGCGGTCGCGCAACGCCGACTCGTACCTGTTCGACCTGATCGAGGCGCGCGCCAATCTCTTCGGCAAACGGACCTTCGAGGAGCTGATCGAGGTGATGCCCGCGCTCTCGCTGCTCGCCCAGGGGCTGCTCGACCGCCCGTGCGCGCCGCTGTTGCTCGTCAACGGCAAAGAGGACAAGCAGGTTCCGCTCGAGGATTTCTACCTCCTGCTCGAGCACGGCGATCCGAAGGCGATCCGCCTGTTCCCGGGGGGCCACATGGGCAATATCCCGACGGTCTTCGAGACGGTCATTCCCTGGCTCCATCGGAAACTGGGAACGCGGCCGTGA
- a CDS encoding aromatic ring-opening dioxygenase subunit LigA, whose amino-acid sequence MSLYQLQKLMYHVNRDPQARERYRSDPAGFTSRYELTAEEREALLRLDVRKLYTLGVHSLLLRPFTLLHRVSNEDYARALAGLE is encoded by the coding sequence GTGAGCCTGTATCAGCTGCAAAAGCTCATGTATCACGTGAACCGCGATCCCCAGGCGCGGGAGCGCTACCGGAGCGATCCGGCGGGTTTCACAAGCCGCTACGAGCTGACTGCCGAGGAGCGCGAGGCGCTGCTCCGGCTCGACGTTCGCAAGCTCTACACGCTCGGCGTCCACTCGCTCCTGCTCCGCCCTTTCACCCTGCTCCACCGCGTCTCCAACGAGGATTACGCCCGGGCGCTGGCCGGCCTGGAGTGA
- a CDS encoding extradiol ring-cleavage dioxygenase, producing the protein MPVVFACAASHAPGMTAWTEAAPREQAERFLGAYRALGARLAAAKPDAIVALTVEHWANFFLDHMPAFCIGRAPHYDGPVEEWLRIPKTRVPGDAPLGCALLDACFAEGFDPAFSDELLFDHATMLPLHFLNPEMALPVVPVIVNTLTVPMPSPRRCFALGRTLGRVLESLERRVAVVATGGLSHWPGEARHGKINTDFDREFLEILAGPDRARLADYSHERIASEAGSGGHEIRTWIALAGAVLTWKAEAVTYEPVAAWATGCALMAFEPPAP; encoded by the coding sequence ATGCCCGTCGTCTTCGCCTGCGCTGCAAGCCACGCGCCCGGCATGACCGCCTGGACGGAAGCCGCGCCCAGGGAACAGGCCGAGCGCTTTCTCGGGGCGTACCGCGCGCTCGGGGCGCGCCTCGCCGCGGCGAAGCCCGACGCGATCGTGGCCCTCACGGTCGAGCACTGGGCCAACTTCTTTCTCGACCACATGCCCGCTTTTTGCATCGGCCGCGCGCCGCACTACGATGGCCCGGTCGAGGAGTGGCTCCGCATCCCGAAAACCCGTGTCCCCGGCGACGCGCCGCTGGGCTGCGCCCTGCTCGACGCCTGCTTCGCGGAGGGCTTCGACCCCGCCTTTTCGGACGAGCTGCTCTTCGACCATGCCACCATGCTGCCGCTTCATTTCCTCAATCCGGAGATGGCTCTTCCCGTCGTTCCCGTGATCGTCAACACGCTCACCGTGCCGATGCCCTCGCCGCGGCGCTGTTTTGCGCTCGGACGGACGCTGGGGCGGGTTCTCGAGTCGCTGGAGCGGCGCGTGGCCGTTGTCGCCACCGGCGGCCTTTCTCACTGGCCGGGTGAAGCCAGGCACGGAAAGATCAACACCGATTTCGACCGGGAGTTCCTGGAGATTCTCGCCGGCCCCGACCGGGCACGGCTGGCCGACTACAGCCACGAGCGCATCGCGTCCGAAGCGGGCTCCGGCGGCCACGAGATCCGGACCTGGATCGCCCTTGCCGGCGCCGTCCTCACGTGGAAAGCGGAGGCCGTCACGTACGAGCCCGTCGCCGCCTGGGCGACCGGTTGCGCTCTAATGGCCTTCGAGCCGCCGGCGCCGTGA
- a CDS encoding LLM class flavin-dependent oxidoreductase: MKISLHSVHGGVRNIEEIHRRAARAEALGYDGIFLGESHLSSIDSFQTLATCAMLTRRVLLGIAVTNMVFRHPTVLAGAAASLNEISKGRALLGLGTGDGPVYSQGRKATPLAEFERGVAMIRDLLQGKGADFPTGRLRIAFNLRPVPVYVSAEGPKGLRLAGRAADGVILGTGFDLKVLDWARARIREGAEEAGRDPREIGLIAAGMLCVRADGPEARRIVRNRIANRAHHNFRFTLETVPAEELEGVRRFMAGFDAMKPMEERVDPDLVNDYLVRRFSIAGTPAECIERIEELKAAGVEHLMLTPARRVYDETVEEFAARVLPRFR; the protein is encoded by the coding sequence TTGAAGATCAGCCTTCACAGCGTTCACGGTGGCGTGAGAAATATCGAGGAGATCCACCGGCGCGCCGCACGCGCCGAGGCGCTCGGCTACGACGGGATTTTCCTCGGTGAAAGTCACCTGAGCTCCATCGACTCGTTTCAGACGCTCGCGACCTGCGCGATGCTCACGCGGCGGGTGCTCCTCGGGATCGCGGTGACCAACATGGTTTTTCGCCACCCTACGGTTCTCGCGGGCGCGGCCGCCTCTCTGAACGAGATCTCGAAGGGCCGCGCGCTGCTCGGCCTGGGCACGGGCGACGGACCGGTCTATTCGCAGGGCCGCAAGGCCACGCCGCTCGCCGAGTTCGAGCGCGGGGTTGCCATGATCCGCGACCTGCTGCAGGGAAAAGGAGCGGATTTCCCCACCGGCAGGCTCCGCATCGCCTTCAACCTCCGGCCGGTTCCCGTCTACGTCTCGGCCGAGGGGCCGAAAGGGCTGCGGCTCGCCGGCCGCGCGGCCGACGGCGTCATCCTCGGCACCGGCTTCGACCTCAAGGTGCTGGACTGGGCGCGCGCCCGCATTCGCGAGGGAGCCGAGGAAGCGGGGCGCGATCCGCGGGAGATCGGACTGATTGCGGCGGGCATGCTCTGCGTGCGCGCGGACGGCCCCGAGGCACGCCGCATCGTCCGCAACCGCATCGCCAACCGCGCGCACCACAACTTCCGCTTCACCTTGGAGACGGTTCCCGCGGAGGAGCTGGAGGGCGTGCGGCGATTTATGGCCGGCTTCGACGCGATGAAGCCGATGGAGGAACGCGTCGACCCCGACCTCGTGAACGATTACCTGGTGCGGCGGTTCTCGATCGCGGGGACGCCGGCGGAGTGCATCGAGCGCATCGAGGAGCTGAAGGCGGCCGGCGTCGAGCACCTCATGCTGACGCCGGCACGCAGGGTTTACGACGAGACGGTGGAGGAGTTCGCGGCGCGCGTGCTCCCGCGCTTCCGTTGA
- a CDS encoding VOC family protein has protein sequence MLKPVGLINGHYECRSLDETLPIFTDLLAMEVVERKDGEAVLKHPNTEWRLIVHEGGPNAPNKPHSNHYGFRVASHEEIEAAYRYLSDHKAEYKIRSVTRPHEAHFAYSIYFKEPGGNDLEIEYYNPAAVKHGRTIAAPHWKEPLPESRFPGRGYVPQAMTHGTLNCDNKETSDRFLEQVLGLKIIGGGRTSTYVRHPDTPWYIVVLPTTHRDYLSPANRFTLKVATPEEVEDAHREFSTNGKQIGITDLWDLQAENGRAYFIFSDINRNWWEVTS, from the coding sequence ATGCTGAAGCCGGTGGGATTGATCAACGGTCACTACGAATGCCGCTCGCTCGATGAAACGTTGCCGATCTTTACCGATCTGCTCGCGATGGAGGTAGTCGAGCGCAAGGATGGCGAGGCGGTCCTCAAGCATCCAAACACCGAGTGGCGGCTGATCGTTCACGAAGGCGGGCCGAACGCCCCCAACAAGCCGCACAGCAACCATTACGGCTTCCGGGTCGCCAGCCACGAGGAGATCGAGGCTGCGTACCGGTACCTCTCCGACCACAAGGCCGAGTACAAGATCAGGAGCGTGACGAGGCCGCACGAGGCCCATTTCGCCTACTCGATCTATTTCAAGGAGCCCGGGGGAAACGATCTGGAGATCGAGTACTACAATCCGGCGGCGGTGAAGCACGGACGGACCATTGCCGCACCGCACTGGAAGGAGCCGCTTCCGGAAAGCCGCTTCCCCGGTCGCGGCTACGTGCCGCAAGCGATGACCCACGGTACGCTCAATTGCGACAACAAGGAAACCAGCGACCGTTTTCTCGAGCAGGTGCTCGGCCTGAAGATCATCGGCGGCGGCCGGACCTCGACCTACGTCCGGCATCCCGACACTCCGTGGTACATCGTCGTTCTCCCGACGACGCACCGGGACTACCTCTCGCCGGCGAATCGCTTCACACTGAAGGTTGCTACGCCCGAGGAGGTCGAAGACGCCCACAGGGAGTTCTCGACCAACGGCAAGCAGATCGGTATCACGGACCTCTGGGATCTCCAGGCGGAAAACGGCAGGGCCTACTTCATCTTCAGCGATATCAACCGCAACTGGTGGGAAGTGACCTCGTAG
- a CDS encoding PQQ-dependent sugar dehydrogenase has translation MIRRLLPFGAFGMAGVVAGLGLLFAPPAIPQQPAAQPSAVPGRPDIPNAEVAKKLRGIPPPPFPTPHDKLPLSRLRVPRGFKVEIYASGIPNARSLRLGDKGTVFVSNRQLDKVYAVVDRGGKREVKVIASGLDRPNGLAFHGGALYIAEGTRISKLERIEDNLDNPPKPVVIYDDLPNHQSHGWKFIGIGPDERLYMNVGAPCNICIPPDANAQIRRIRLDGSGAEVVARGVRNSVGFDWHPVTRELYFTDNGRDWLSEDLPEDELNRVTSPGQHFGFPYCHQGTFTDREFGWGRSCDEFVKPVALLGPHSAALGMRFYTGRMFPPSYRNAIFIARHGSWNRTRKIGGDVVVARLDRNGNVRSIEPFLTGFLQDNEYAGRPVDVEILKDGSLLVSDDYGGAIYRVTYGTSPAR, from the coding sequence ATGATCCGACGTTTATTGCCGTTCGGTGCTTTCGGCATGGCCGGCGTCGTCGCCGGTCTCGGCCTTCTTTTCGCGCCCCCCGCCATCCCGCAGCAGCCGGCCGCGCAACCGTCCGCCGTTCCCGGCCGGCCCGACATCCCCAATGCCGAGGTTGCCAAAAAGCTCCGCGGCATTCCCCCGCCTCCGTTTCCCACTCCTCATGACAAGCTGCCGCTCTCGCGCCTGCGCGTGCCTCGGGGATTCAAGGTGGAGATTTACGCCTCCGGCATCCCGAATGCGCGCTCGCTCCGGCTCGGCGACAAGGGGACGGTGTTCGTCAGCAACCGCCAGCTCGACAAGGTCTACGCGGTGGTCGACCGCGGCGGCAAGCGCGAGGTCAAGGTGATCGCCTCCGGGCTGGACCGGCCGAACGGGCTGGCGTTTCACGGCGGCGCCCTCTACATCGCCGAAGGGACGCGGATCTCGAAGCTCGAGCGCATCGAAGACAATCTCGACAATCCGCCGAAGCCCGTGGTCATCTATGACGATCTTCCCAACCACCAGTCGCACGGGTGGAAATTCATCGGCATCGGCCCGGACGAGCGCCTGTACATGAACGTCGGAGCGCCGTGCAACATATGCATCCCGCCCGACGCCAACGCGCAGATCCGGCGCATCCGCCTCGACGGAAGCGGCGCGGAGGTCGTGGCGCGCGGCGTGCGCAACTCCGTCGGCTTCGACTGGCACCCGGTGACGAGGGAGCTCTATTTCACCGACAACGGGCGGGACTGGCTGTCGGAGGACCTGCCCGAGGACGAGCTCAACCGTGTCACCTCTCCCGGCCAGCACTTCGGTTTTCCCTATTGCCACCAGGGGACCTTCACGGACCGCGAGTTCGGATGGGGCCGCTCGTGCGACGAGTTCGTAAAGCCGGTCGCCTTGCTCGGGCCGCACAGCGCGGCGCTCGGCATGCGTTTCTACACCGGGCGGATGTTTCCCCCCTCCTATCGCAACGCCATCTTCATTGCCCGCCACGGCTCGTGGAACCGGACGCGCAAGATCGGCGGCGATGTCGTTGTGGCAAGGCTGGACAGGAACGGCAACGTCAGGTCCATCGAGCCGTTTCTCACCGGCTTTTTGCAGGACAACGAGTACGCCGGCCGCCCGGTCGACGTCGAGATCCTGAAGGACGGCTCCCTCCTGGTGTCCGACGACTACGGCGGGGCGATCTATCGGGTTACCTACGGAACATCCCCTGCGCGGTGA
- a CDS encoding c-type cytochrome codes for MSASSPPRPFAATFLRLTGGVLAAAALAAAGALSAFTGSFEERLAACGACHGETGHSSQPEVPSLGGQPAFYLTLQLYMFRERLRISEPMNALVAGLDDDTLHRMAERIAELPPPRPPAEPAEPARAGRALVLIREHRCGFCHNEDFSGEKNAPRLAAQREDYLAKALREYRDNIRRAYDSSMADAAQPLTDADIRDLAHFLARFRQTEARP; via the coding sequence GTGAGCGCGTCCTCGCCTCCCCGGCCTTTCGCGGCTACGTTTTTACGGCTGACGGGCGGCGTTCTCGCTGCCGCCGCGCTCGCGGCGGCCGGTGCGCTGTCCGCCTTCACCGGCTCGTTCGAGGAACGCCTGGCGGCCTGCGGCGCGTGCCACGGCGAGACCGGCCACTCTTCTCAGCCCGAAGTCCCCTCGCTCGGCGGCCAGCCCGCCTTCTATCTCACGTTGCAGCTCTACATGTTCCGCGAGCGCCTGCGGATCTCGGAGCCGATGAACGCGCTCGTTGCCGGTCTCGACGACGACACGCTGCACCGCATGGCGGAGCGGATCGCGGAGCTGCCCCCGCCCCGGCCGCCGGCGGAGCCTGCCGAGCCCGCTCGCGCCGGCCGCGCTCTCGTGCTCATCCGGGAGCACCGTTGCGGCTTTTGCCACAACGAAGACTTTTCCGGAGAGAAAAACGCGCCCCGGCTGGCGGCGCAGCGCGAGGACTACCTGGCCAAGGCCCTGCGCGAGTACAGGGACAACATCCGGCGCGCTTACGATTCCTCCATGGCCGACGCCGCGCAGCCGCTGACGGATGCCGACATCCGCGATCTCGCCCATTTCCTGGCGCGGTTTCGCCAGACCGAGGCCAGGCCTTGA
- a CDS encoding extracellular solute-binding protein — MRPRSSLDRLAIGLAAWLAAVSFAPFPARAASAGGESLDQLYEKVKREGGKLTIYAALSARSMEVIFPAFKKRFPAVTLDHIDATADKLLARIVAEARGGRVLGDVFGGALPYMAQITEQKLLAPLSVPEAAAYPPQMKSEFWVATDTQYYVIGWNTNLVKKGDEPKGFEDLANPRWQNSLMAEPRDHQLLAGLAKRKYGSDEKALELLRKIAANRVEFHRGHSQLAEFLVAGQRPVCFTCYAHHFPPRVKKGAPIQLLLGEGVGEVGGAVSILKGAPHPNAAMLWARWALSEEGQKVWAEAGETPAHPKVEPQEKVRPATAYMLTVDDIKEFPRYEKLWKEIFQLR; from the coding sequence ATGCGTCCCAGATCGTCGCTGGATCGCCTGGCAATCGGATTGGCCGCCTGGCTCGCCGCCGTCTCTTTCGCTCCCTTCCCGGCGCGCGCCGCCTCCGCCGGAGGCGAGTCGCTCGATCAGCTCTACGAAAAGGTCAAAAGGGAAGGCGGAAAGCTCACGATCTACGCGGCGCTCTCGGCGCGGTCGATGGAAGTCATCTTCCCGGCGTTCAAGAAGCGCTTTCCGGCGGTGACGCTGGACCACATCGACGCCACGGCGGACAAGCTCCTCGCGCGCATCGTCGCGGAGGCGCGCGGCGGCCGCGTGCTCGGCGACGTGTTCGGCGGGGCTCTTCCCTACATGGCGCAGATCACCGAGCAGAAGCTGCTCGCGCCGCTTTCCGTCCCCGAGGCCGCCGCCTATCCGCCGCAGATGAAGAGCGAGTTCTGGGTGGCCACCGACACGCAGTATTACGTCATCGGCTGGAACACGAATCTCGTCAAGAAGGGAGACGAGCCGAAGGGCTTCGAGGACCTCGCGAATCCGCGCTGGCAGAACTCGCTGATGGCCGAGCCGCGTGACCATCAGCTTCTCGCGGGGCTGGCAAAGCGCAAGTACGGCAGCGACGAGAAGGCGCTGGAACTGCTGCGCAAGATCGCCGCCAACCGGGTCGAGTTCCACCGCGGCCACTCGCAGCTCGCCGAGTTTCTCGTCGCCGGGCAGCGGCCGGTTTGCTTTACCTGCTACGCGCACCACTTCCCGCCGCGTGTGAAAAAAGGCGCGCCGATCCAGCTGTTGCTCGGCGAAGGAGTGGGCGAAGTCGGGGGCGCGGTGTCGATCTTGAAAGGGGCGCCGCACCCGAACGCGGCGATGCTCTGGGCGCGCTGGGCGCTGAGCGAGGAGGGACAGAAAGTCTGGGCGGAGGCCGGCGAGACGCCGGCTCACCCGAAAGTCGAGCCGCAGGAGAAAGTGCGGCCCGCCACCGCCTACATGCTGACCGTCGACGACATCAAGGAATTCCCGCGCTACGAGAAGCTCTGGAAGGAGATCTTTCAGTTGCGGTAG
- a CDS encoding cobalamin-independent methionine synthase II family protein, producing the protein MKRSTERILTTFVGSLARPPDLVELLKARESGGAYDRAAFEARVRSAVAEVVRRQAETGVDVVSDGEQGKPGFVTYIGERLGGFEPRPAPPRAGPWVGSREVIDFPEYYEWYARWRGASVGSPSSLVCTGPISYKGHEALRRDIANFKAALEGVKVEEAFMPATSPANVEAQRKNEYYPTEEAYLYAIAEAMREEYRAIVEAGFLLQVDDPRLVTFYNSNPGSTVEQCRKWAELRVEALNHALRDIPPEKIRFHTCYGINIGPRIHDMSLKDIADIMLRVRAGAYSFEAANPRHEHEWRVWEEVKVPDGKVLIPGVITHTSNIVEHPELVAERLVKFARIVGRENVIAGSDCGFSSQATAEPEIHPTVVWAKFKAMAEGARLATRELW; encoded by the coding sequence ATGAAGCGGAGCACGGAACGGATTCTCACGACCTTCGTGGGGAGCCTGGCGCGCCCGCCGGATCTGGTGGAGCTGCTCAAGGCCAGGGAAAGCGGCGGCGCCTACGACCGCGCGGCGTTCGAGGCGCGCGTCCGCAGCGCGGTCGCGGAGGTCGTCCGCCGGCAGGCCGAGACGGGCGTCGACGTGGTGAGCGACGGCGAGCAGGGAAAGCCGGGCTTCGTCACCTACATCGGCGAGCGGCTGGGCGGCTTCGAGCCGCGGCCGGCGCCGCCGAGAGCGGGACCGTGGGTGGGATCGCGCGAGGTCATCGACTTTCCCGAGTACTACGAGTGGTACGCCCGGTGGCGCGGCGCGTCCGTCGGATCGCCGTCGAGCCTGGTATGCACGGGTCCCATCTCCTACAAAGGGCACGAGGCGCTTCGGAGGGACATCGCCAACTTCAAGGCCGCGCTGGAGGGCGTGAAGGTCGAGGAAGCGTTCATGCCGGCGACCTCGCCCGCGAACGTCGAGGCACAGCGGAAGAACGAGTATTACCCCACGGAAGAGGCTTACCTGTACGCGATCGCGGAGGCGATGCGGGAGGAATATCGGGCGATCGTCGAGGCGGGATTCCTGCTCCAGGTCGACGATCCGCGCCTGGTGACCTTCTACAACTCCAACCCCGGCTCGACGGTCGAGCAGTGCCGCAAGTGGGCGGAGCTGCGCGTCGAGGCACTGAATCACGCGCTGCGCGACATTCCGCCGGAGAAAATCCGGTTCCACACCTGCTACGGGATCAACATCGGGCCGCGCATCCACGACATGTCCCTGAAGGACATCGCCGACATCATGCTCAGGGTCCGCGCGGGCGCCTATTCCTTCGAGGCGGCGAACCCGCGCCACGAGCACGAGTGGCGTGTGTGGGAGGAGGTGAAGGTTCCTGATGGCAAGGTGCTGATTCCCGGCGTCATCACGCACACGAGCAACATCGTCGAGCATCCGGAGCTGGTGGCGGAGCGGCTGGTGAAGTTCGCAAGGATCGTGGGGCGGGAGAACGTCATCGCGGGGAGCGATTGCGGCTTTTCGTCGCAGGCCACGGCGGAACCGGAGATCCATCCGACCGTGGTCTGGGCCAAGTTCAAAGCGATGGCCGAAGGAGCGCGGCTCGCCACCCGCGAGCTGTGGTGA
- a CDS encoding tripartite tricarboxylate transporter substrate-binding protein has product MRATAIYGTVAGAVLALLGSQPQALRAQDFFAGKTIRIVVGFPAGGGFDTYSRTIARHIGRYIPGHPTVVVENVTGAGSLIAANSVYKAAKPDGLTIGNFIGNLISQQLFGGPGIEFDARRFEWIGVPVKDSVVCALTRASGITNVASWMAAKSPVKLGGSAPGTTNDDSAKILKAALGLPIQLVTGYKGTAPIKLAAESGEIDGGCWAWESVKVMWRKGLDSGDVNIVLQAVPRAVPDLPKVPVAVEMAKTEEARRMIQAGIHDTAAITRPYALPPGTPRDRVQLLRRAFQETMKDRDFLAEAAKSRLDVNPVSGEEVEKIVAGLFNLDRAMVARMAEILK; this is encoded by the coding sequence ATGAGAGCGACGGCTATCTACGGGACGGTCGCCGGAGCGGTTCTCGCGCTGCTGGGAAGTCAGCCGCAGGCGTTGCGCGCCCAGGACTTCTTTGCGGGAAAGACGATCCGCATCGTGGTGGGCTTCCCCGCCGGCGGCGGGTTCGACACCTACTCGCGGACGATCGCCCGGCACATCGGCAGATACATCCCCGGCCACCCGACGGTCGTGGTCGAGAACGTGACGGGCGCCGGAAGCCTGATCGCGGCGAACTCCGTCTACAAGGCCGCAAAGCCCGACGGGCTCACGATCGGCAACTTCATCGGCAACCTGATATCGCAGCAGCTCTTCGGCGGACCCGGGATCGAGTTCGACGCGCGCAGGTTCGAATGGATCGGCGTGCCGGTGAAGGACAGCGTCGTCTGCGCGCTGACCAGGGCGAGCGGGATCACGAACGTCGCTTCATGGATGGCGGCGAAGTCGCCCGTGAAATTGGGCGGCAGCGCCCCCGGCACCACCAACGACGACAGCGCCAAGATCCTCAAGGCGGCGCTCGGGCTCCCCATTCAGCTCGTGACCGGCTACAAGGGGACGGCGCCGATCAAGCTGGCGGCGGAAAGCGGCGAGATCGACGGCGGGTGCTGGGCCTGGGAGTCGGTCAAGGTGATGTGGCGCAAGGGGCTGGACTCGGGCGACGTGAACATAGTGCTGCAGGCGGTGCCCAGGGCGGTGCCGGACCTGCCGAAGGTTCCCGTAGCCGTCGAGATGGCGAAAACCGAGGAGGCCCGCCGGATGATCCAGGCGGGCATCCACGACACCGCGGCGATCACTCGGCCGTACGCGCTGCCGCCGGGGACGCCCAGGGACCGCGTCCAGCTCCTGCGCCGGGCATTTCAAGAGACCATGAAAGACAGGGACTTTCTGGCCGAGGCGGCAAAGTCCAGGCTCGACGTGAACCCGGTGAGCGGTGAGGAAGTCGAGAAGATCGTCGCCGGCCTATTCAATCTCGATCGGGCGATGGTCGCCAGGATGGCGGAGATTCTCAAATAG